The DNA window CAAGACAGGTTGGGTGCTGTTATGCAGTGTGGCGCTGACCAGTGTTCTGGTCTCCTGCCAACCACTCCAGAACAGACCCGCAACGCCCGCTGTCGCCCCAATGACGCGGGTGGCGACGCTGTCGCCACCCGCAAGCGCGTCGCCGACGGTGACAACATTGCCAAAGGACACCCCAGTCGTTGCAGTTGCCGGTCCCGCCCCTGCCACAATTGCAGTCGCAGCTACTTCCGGCCCAACTGGTCAACCCCAGCGCGCTGGCTGGCGCAGATACACGTCTCCCTATGTGGGCGTGTCCTTTGCCTATCCGGCCGATTGGAAGTTCGTTCCGGTGCGTGAAAAGCCCGACCGATACAATCTACCCTATTTCCAATTGAGTGCTCCTGTAGTGGATCACCTGGGTGGCAACATTGGGGTCGCCATTGTATATATGGGGTCTGAGTTTGCTAAAGGAGGAAGCCTGCGCTCTTGGGTTGAGAAGTACTTGCAAATGACACTGCCCGGCAATCCTTCGGGCTACACATTGTCTGCGACTTCCGAGGCCACCTTTGTGGAGCCCAATGGCAGCCTGCACGAGATGGTCCGAAGCTCACTTGCGGACAAAAGCGGCGCCGCAACGCTGGAAAGTATCTTCATAAAACAAGGAGACAACGTAGTAATTCAGATCAGCAGCGCCACTTGGACCGAATATGCCCCTGCCCTACGGGCCGTCCTGGAAGACATCGCCCGATCCTTTCAATTCTCAGCCGATGCACCCAGGACGTTGAACGAGATGTATGGGGTAGACCCATGAGGTAACTCCACTGATTTCACCCCCGATGTTCAACATGGCGTCCAGAGCCTTCTGTGAGCAGACAGATCGATCTGGTTGTGCATGATCGGCCAATCGGCGCTTCGTGCGCCGTGCGTCCGATGTGTTTGGCAACCTGCGCAGCGTCTCGGAGAGCACCGGTTCGTGGCCGGTCGGCCAGCCCAATCCTACCTGGGGCAGCGAATACCGCACGCGCTACAGCTACGACGTGGCCGGCCGGCTGCTGACGGTGCAGGATCACGCCAGCAACCAGACGACGCTGACCCACGACCTGCTGGGCCGCAAGACGAGCATGAACGATCCGGACATGGGCGCGTGGCAGTATCGCTACGATGCGGCGGGCAACCTGATGAAACAGCGCGATGCGCGCTACCAGGCGATCTGCTTCTACGACGGCCACAATCGGTTGGTGGGCAAGACCTATCATGCGGGCATCAGCAACCTGGACATCCTGACGTGCAGCGGGGCTTATGCCGTCGGCTTCAGCTACGACAGCACGGCGAACGGCAACCTGGGCAAGGGCCGACGCACGGGCATGAACGATCCATCGGGCAGCAGCGCCTGGGCCTATGATCTGCGCGGCCGGGTGATCACCGAGACCCAGGTGATCAGCGGTACAGGGGGGCGGCGCCTTCGTGACGGCCTGGTGGTATGACTCAGCCGACCGGCCGCTGTGGCAAAAGTATCCTGGCGGCAACGCGGGCCAGTTGG is part of the Candidatus Amarolinea dominans genome and encodes:
- a CDS encoding RHS repeat protein yields the protein MRRASDVFGNLRSVSESTGSWPVGQPNPTWGSEYRTRYSYDVAGRLLTVQDHASNQTTLTHDLLGRKTSMNDPDMGAWQYRYDAAGNLMKQRDARYQAICFYDGHNRLVGKTYHAGISNLDILTCSGAYAVGFSYDSTANGNLGKGRRTGMNDPSGSSAWAYDLRGRVITETQVISGTGGRRLRDGLVV